One segment of Solanum lycopersicum chromosome 1, SLM_r2.1 DNA contains the following:
- the LOC101253227 gene encoding DEAD-box ATP-dependent RNA helicase 8: MNPRPRFQSPGMGGRGGGGGGSMHPNTNPNFQHRNPQQYIQRGPAPYQQPQPQQQQQHFQNQQTQQWLRRNQLPSPDSTVAEVEKNVQSEAVDQSSQEWKARLKIPQPDTRYRTEDVTATKGNEFEDYFLKRELLMGIYEKGFERPSPIQEESIPIALTGSDILARAKNGTGKTASFCIPALEKIDQDKNVIQAIILVPTRELALQTSQVCKELGKHLKIQVMVTTGGTSLKDDIMRLYQPVHLLVGTPGRILDLAKKGVCVLKDCSMFIMDEADKLLSPEFQPSIEQLICFLPANRQILMFSATFPVTVKDFKERYLHKPYVINLMDELTLKGITQFYAFVEERQKIHCLNTLFSKLQINQSIIFCNSVNRVELLAKKITELGYSCFYIHAKMLQDHRNRVFHDFRNGACRNLVCTDLFTRGIDIQAVNVVINFDFPKNSETYLHRVGRSGRFGHLGLAVSLITFEDRFNLYRIEQELGTEIKQIPPQIDQAIYCQ; this comes from the exons ATGAATCCGAGACCAAGATTTCAATCGCCAGGGATGGGGGGCCGTGGAGGCGGCGGCGGCGGGAGTATGCATCCAAATACTAACCCAAACTTTCAACACAGAAATCCTCAGCAGTACATTCAGAGAGGGCCAGCACCCTATCAGCAGCCGCAGccgcaacaacaacaacagcattTTCAGAATCAGCAAACACAGCAGTGGCTTAGAAGAAACCAGTTGCCATCTCCCGATTCCACCGTTGCCGAGGTTGAAAAGAATGTACAGTCCGAAGCCGTTGACCAGAG TTCACAAGAATGGAAGGCTAGATTGAAGATACCACAACCTGATACTCGATACAGAACAGAG GACGTGACAGCAACTAAGGGAAATGAATTTGAAGACTACTTTCTTAAGCGCGAACTGCTTATGGGAATTTATGAAAAGGGATTTGAGAGACCATCGCCAATCCAAGAGGAGAGCATTCCAATTGCGCTAACTGGTAGTGACATATTGGCTAGGGCCAAAAATGGAACTGGGAAGACTGCTTCCTTCTGCATTCCTGCTTTAGAGAAAATTGATCAAGACAAGAATGTGATTCAAG CTATTATTCTTGTCCCAACTCGAGAATTGGCCCTCCAAACATCTCAAGTTTGTAAAGAACTCGGGAAGCACCTAAAAATTCAAGTCATGGTTACCACTGGGGGGACTAGCTTAAAGGACGACATAATGAGACTGTATCAGCCAGTTCATTTACTTGTTGGTACTCCTGGAAGAATTCTTGACCTTGCAAAAAAGGGTGTGTGTGTTTTGAAAGATTGCTCCATGTTTATCATGGATGAG GCTGATAAGCTTCTTTCACCAGAATTCCAACCTTCCATCGAGCAGCTGATCTGCTTCCTACCTGCAAATCGCCAGATTTTGATGTTTTCTGCAACATTTCCTGTTACTGTCAAAGACTTTAAAGAAAGATATTTGCACAAGCCATATGTTATCaacctcatggatgaacttacACTCAAGGGTATAACACAATTTTATGCTTTCGTTGAAGAAAGACAGAAGATTCACTGCCTTAACACTCTCTTCTCAAAG CTTCAAATTAAccaatcaattattttttgcaACTCTGTAAATCGTGTGGAACTTCTTGCCAAAAAGATTACTGAGCTGGGCTATTCATGCTTCTACATTCATGCTAAGATGCTTCAAGATCATAGAAACAGGGTGTTTCATGACTTCCGCAATGGTGCCTGCAGGAACCTTGTTTGTACTG ATTTGTTTACTAGAGGAATAGATATTCAAGCAGTTAACGTTGTTATCAATTTTGATTTCCCTAAGAACTCAGAAACGTATTTGCACAGG GTTGGACGATCAGGGAGATTTGGACACCTTGGTTTGGCTGTTAGCCTGATTACTTTTGAGGATCGCTTCAATTT GTATAGAATTGAACAAGAATTAGGAACAGAGATCAAGCAAATCCCTCCACAGATAGATCAAGCTATATATTGTCAGTGA